One Prochlorococcus marinus XMU1411 genomic window carries:
- a CDS encoding aldo/keto reductase: MKKRIGLGTWSWGNKLFWNYKSTNDDDLRETYNEALKRGFDLIDTADSYGTGNLQGRSESLIGKFLLDTPPTKKNRIQIATKLAPYPWRIGDRGFNKPFLKSLERLNNKLDIVQLHWSTAKYNPWQELGLLNNLCDLKDQGFDFQIGLSNIGPQRLKQLIHFLAKRDQMLKSVQIQFSLLAPDLKKQYQVKKICEENNIDFFAYSPLSFGILCIDPDKEENKEKSFIRNALFENYKKPTYELRRCLKRIANQRSVSQAQVAINWCCYQGTIPLVGMRKKSQVIDVSNVFKWNLDKNEFKVIQEVSKNCLKKMPKNPFSSI; this comes from the coding sequence GTGAAGAAAAGAATTGGACTAGGTACTTGGTCCTGGGGGAATAAACTTTTTTGGAATTATAAATCTACAAATGACGATGATTTACGTGAGACATATAATGAAGCATTGAAAAGAGGTTTTGATCTAATTGATACTGCTGATTCTTACGGTACAGGAAATCTTCAGGGTAGAAGTGAATCATTGATAGGCAAGTTTTTATTAGATACTCCTCCTACAAAAAAAAATAGAATCCAAATAGCAACCAAACTCGCACCTTATCCTTGGAGAATTGGGGATAGAGGTTTTAATAAACCTTTTTTAAAAAGTTTAGAAAGGCTAAATAATAAATTAGACATAGTGCAATTACATTGGTCAACTGCAAAATACAATCCTTGGCAAGAATTAGGGCTTTTGAATAATCTTTGTGATTTAAAAGATCAAGGTTTTGATTTTCAAATCGGCTTATCAAATATAGGTCCTCAAAGATTGAAGCAATTAATTCATTTCTTGGCAAAAAGAGATCAAATGCTAAAAAGCGTTCAAATACAGTTTTCTTTGCTTGCTCCCGATTTAAAAAAACAATATCAGGTAAAAAAAATTTGTGAAGAAAATAATATTGATTTCTTTGCATATAGTCCTTTGTCCTTTGGAATACTTTGTATTGATCCAGATAAAGAAGAAAATAAAGAAAAAAGCTTTATTCGTAATGCTTTATTTGAAAACTATAAAAAACCAACATATGAGTTGCGTAGGTGTCTTAAAAGAATTGCGAATCAAAGATCAGTTTCCCAAGCTCAAGTGGCAATTAATTGGTGTTGTTATCAAGGAACTATTCCACTCGTTGGAATGCGGAAAAAATCTCAAGTTATAGATGTATCGAATGTATTCAAGTGGAATTTAGATAAAAATGAATTTAAAGTAATTCAAGAAGTTTCAAAAAATTGTTTAAAAAAAATGCCTAAAAATCCTTTTTCAAGTATTTAA
- a CDS encoding THUMP domain-containing class I SAM-dependent RNA methyltransferase, with protein MNIVASAPEGLEKSLAEEISNLGGFNINTYKRFINFECDFETFYRVHFYSRLAFRFYREIASFNCYDKQSLYKGVRDSFNWLDWLHYEKTFNVQVTGRTSSLSHTHFTALEVKNSITDLQQAVWNKRSNISLDDPDFIIHLHLNNNKAIISLQSSVESLHKRGYRPAVGNAPLKENLASGLINMTQWNGKVPLIDFMCGSGTFLIEAVNQFLEVPVNIDQVYLFENWLDFRKDIYLNEKNKAKSKIINYEKLPKIIGCEINRMVFDQAKVNITLAGLENYIELLNNDFLELQSKLTPGIIICNPPYGKKLGDENELICLYEQMGNFLKNNFSGWEFWLLSGNPKLTKYLKMKSSLKIPVSNGGIDCRWIKYLIR; from the coding sequence ATGAATATAGTTGCATCAGCTCCAGAGGGACTAGAGAAATCTTTAGCTGAAGAAATTTCAAATTTAGGTGGTTTTAATATTAATACTTATAAAAGATTTATTAATTTTGAATGTGATTTTGAAACTTTTTATAGAGTTCATTTCTATTCCAGATTAGCTTTTCGTTTTTATAGAGAAATTGCAAGTTTTAACTGCTATGACAAGCAATCTTTATATAAGGGGGTTAGAGATTCATTTAATTGGTTAGATTGGCTGCATTATGAAAAAACGTTTAATGTCCAAGTAACTGGGAGAACATCTTCTTTAAGTCATACACATTTTACTGCTCTTGAAGTTAAAAATTCTATTACTGATTTGCAACAGGCAGTTTGGAATAAAAGATCAAATATTTCTTTAGATGATCCTGATTTCATAATTCATCTACATTTAAATAACAATAAAGCAATTATCAGTCTTCAAAGTAGTGTGGAAAGCTTACACAAAAGAGGTTATAGACCAGCAGTTGGAAATGCCCCATTGAAAGAAAATTTAGCTTCTGGATTGATAAATATGACTCAATGGAATGGAAAAGTCCCTTTAATTGATTTTATGTGCGGCTCAGGAACTTTTTTAATTGAGGCAGTTAACCAATTTCTTGAAGTCCCTGTAAATATTGATCAAGTATATCTTTTTGAGAATTGGTTGGACTTTAGAAAAGATATTTATCTTAATGAAAAAAATAAGGCAAAAAGTAAAATTATAAATTACGAAAAATTACCGAAAATAATAGGTTGCGAAATTAATAGAATGGTATTTGACCAGGCAAAAGTAAACATTACATTGGCGGGACTTGAAAATTATATTGAACTTTTAAATAATGATTTTTTAGAACTTCAATCAAAACTTACACCTGGGATAATTATATGTAATCCTCCATATGGCAAAAAATTGGGCGATGAAAATGAATTGATTTGTTTATATGAACAAATGGGAAACTTCCTGAAGAATAACTTTTCAGGCTGGGAATTTTGGCTTCTAAGTGGAAATCCAAAACTAACAAAATATTTGAAAATGAAATCTTCATTGAAAATTCCCGTTAGTAATGGAGGAATAGATTGTAGATGGATAAAATATTTAATAAGGTAA
- a CDS encoding phage holin family protein, producing MEKPKNKNFANTASRISAIASSVMDLHVRIALQEVDREKRRLISGGIFLAIGSTLLLLVLICIHIIFYLFLTKYNNWNIEYNLLIIIFIDLFLAGLSLKLGGKLAKGPYLPQTLEGLGKTTKAVLGKK from the coding sequence ATGGAAAAACCAAAAAATAAAAATTTTGCAAATACGGCTTCAAGAATTTCAGCTATTGCAAGTTCAGTGATGGATTTGCATGTAAGAATAGCTCTTCAAGAAGTAGATAGAGAAAAAAGAAGATTAATTAGTGGTGGAATATTTTTAGCAATTGGAAGCACATTACTATTATTAGTACTAATTTGCATCCATATTATTTTTTATCTTTTTCTAACAAAATATAATAACTGGAACATTGAATATAATTTATTAATCATAATATTTATCGATTTATTTCTTGCAGGCTTAAGTTTGAAGCTTGGAGGAAAATTAGCCAAAGGACCTTATCTTCCTCAAACATTAGAAGGTTTAGGCAAGACAACAAAGGCCGTTTTAGGCAAAAAATAA
- a CDS encoding DUF883 C-terminal domain-containing protein, with product METYNPPNEVEDKEDNSKLPKQEVISEKWLLEKIDSLIPLIKEKWPTIAQQTLEATKGSIDDLVEVIATHSGTSAVGIKRQLFEIIDTLRENNWEISEKIEPIESQLEELLEELNNTLRPKIESPIRKKPLLSIAIAAGIGLLIGTLLNSGRK from the coding sequence ATGGAGACTTACAACCCTCCCAATGAAGTAGAAGACAAAGAAGATAACTCTAAACTTCCTAAACAAGAAGTTATCTCAGAGAAATGGTTACTTGAAAAAATTGACAGTTTAATACCTTTAATAAAAGAAAAATGGCCTACAATTGCGCAGCAAACCCTTGAAGCAACAAAAGGGAGTATTGATGATTTAGTTGAAGTAATAGCGACCCATAGTGGAACCTCAGCAGTTGGAATTAAACGCCAACTATTTGAAATCATTGATACACTCCGAGAAAATAATTGGGAGATATCAGAAAAAATTGAACCTATCGAAAGTCAATTAGAAGAGTTATTAGAAGAACTTAATAATACTCTTAGACCAAAAATAGAAAGTCCAATAAGAAAAAAACCACTATTATCTATTGCTATTGCTGCTGGTATTGGTTTACTAATAGGAACTCTCCTAAACAGTGGCAGAAAATAA